Genomic window (Saccharomyces cerevisiae S288C chromosome X, complete sequence):
CGTCGAAATCTACAATAGaatatttacaaaaaattggaattCTAATTTTTGTGACTGCCACCTCTGTAAGAGAAGTTCGATTGTTAGCACGTCTCGGCATTAATGGCATAGTGTGTCAAGGCTATGAAGCGGGAGGACATAGAGGAAATTTCTTAGTAAATGACCccaaagatgatgaaaacttATCAACTGTACAATTGGTGAAAAGAACAGTTGATGAACTTGctgaaatgaaaaataaaggtcTTATACATGCTACTCCCTTTGTCATTGCAGCAGGTGGTATAATGGATTCCAAAGATATATCATACATGTTATCACAGCAAGCAGACGCTGTTCAAGTGGGGACTGCTTTTCTTGGTTGCAGTGAATCCAATGCAtcaaaaaacttttcaagCCCCTTCACTCGAGAAACAACAACTAAAATGGTTAATATAATATCAGGAAAGCCTGCAAGGACCATCTCTACTCCTTTTATCGAAAAAGTCATTGCTAATTTTCAAGGTGAGGAGCTTCCTCCATATGGCTACATGTATAGTGCTTTCAAGcaagtaagaaaaaagtatcCAGAATTGGCTAACTTTATTTTAGCTGGACAAGGATTTCAGAATGTCCAATCAGGAATCACAACagacaagaaaattgaaactaTGGGCGCAAGATTGAAAATTGAcggaaaataatataaatacaTATAAAAGACCTGATACTTATTGACACAAATTTTCTGGATGACCTTTTTCTAtatgatatatatacgtCGCTATTGGATCGTAGGTTACTTGGCCATTATTTGAGCGTAACCGTTCACAGGATGTGGGCTTTAAGGAATACAAAATCCAaatatggaaaaaatttgatatcAATTTAGGGCTTTAATATCTAAAggtatttatttttttcacagttttttttctgttaaGCTGTCTGCAATAAGGAATGCTCCTGACATGAAATTCGAAAAGGACCGGAAATAGTTGGAGCACAAGACTGCAAactaaaaaacaaatttctTTGGAATTTCCTTACGCTTATAGTATATATCttataaatattaaaattaaGAGAATTCAATTATTTTACATCATTTATACAACTGTACAGGGCCGCACATGATCACTATAACAATAGAGCGGCGGCACCAGCAATAGCAGCGGCACCGAAAACACCGTTATTGAACTTGTTAGCACCGTTAGTGGTAACGTCAATAACACGAGATGCTGACGATGTGACAGAAGTAGCTGTAGATTGAGCTTTGGAGGAGACTGGCTTAGTCACAGTTGAACAGACGTTATTTGAACAACTAGTTATGGTAGTTTCAACAGTGGAAGCTTGAGTCTTTGTGACGGTGCTGTCAGTACCATTTTGGACCACTGGAGTGACTGAGATAGAAGATGTAGAAGAAACTGGAGCTGTGGTATTGGCAAAACTAGCAGAGCTTGCAACAGAGCTTGCAACAGAGCTTGCAACAGAACTTTCAGCAGAACTTGCAATGGTGCTTGCAGCAGAGCTAGATTCAGATGAAACAGTAGCTTGGGTGGAAGCAGCGTTTGAGCTGGTCTCTGCTGAACTTTCAGAGGAGCTAGAAGACTCAGTGGCGGCACTAGAAGCTTCTGAAGTGGAGGTGGAAGAAGCCTCTGTGGTAGAAGCTGGTACTGCAGTAGCAATACCTTCATTCGCAAGTGCTTCGGAAATAGCACCCATCAATCTAGTAGAGTACCATGGCACACCGGTGATCATTCTGGTCACTTCATCACCTGAAATACCAGTCAACATGGTGGTGAAATCGCCACCGGCAAAAACAGCCTTGGCAATTTCAGGTGGGTATGTTTCAGTCTTATGCAAAGCCTGGAAAGCGTAATATTCAGATAAATGGGCGCCAATATCAGAAACGTAAACAGCCAATTCAATCAAATTGACCCTTTCATCATAAGGGGATAGAGTGGTGGTCACGGATGCGGCGGTTGCACTTGCCACTAATGCTGCGGCGACAGCTAA
Coding sequences:
- a CDS encoding putative nitronate monooxygenase (hypothetical protein; green fluorescent protein (GFP)-fusion protein localizes to the cytoplasm); this translates as MYFLNQLIFQDVSVMSVDKREDMSRSFQKCLNLRYPIIQAPMAGVTTIEMAAKACIAGAIASLPLSHLDFRKVNDIEKLKLMVSQFRDQVADESLEGNLNLNFFCHDIVDKPTDLQTANWAKLYRKSMNVPIDMNEIKFDNGNVSFKAFEKENALQDFFQYLSDGFRPKIISFHFGHPSKSTIEYLQKIGILIFVTATSVREVRLLARLGINGIVCQGYEAGGHRGNFLVNDPKDDENLSTVQLVKRTVDELAEMKNKGLIHATPFVIAAGGIMDSKDISYMLSQQADAVQVGTAFLGCSESNASKNFSSPFTRETTTKMVNIISGKPARTISTPFIEKVIANFQGEELPPYGYMYSAFKQVRKKYPELANFILAGQGFQNVQSGITTDKKIETMGARLKIDGK
- the DAN1 gene encoding Dan1p (Cell wall mannoprotein; has similarity to Tir1p, Tir2p, Tir3p, and Tir4p; expressed under anaerobic conditions, completely repressed during aerobic growth) yields the protein MSRISILAVAAALVASATAASVTTTLSPYDERVNLIELAVYVSDIGAHLSEYYAFQALHKTETYPPEIAKAVFAGGDFTTMLTGISGDEVTRMITGVPWYSTRLMGAISEALANEGIATAVPASTTEASSTSTSEASSAATESSSSSESSAETSSNAASTQATVSSESSSAASTIASSAESSVASSVASSVASSASFANTTAPVSSTSSISVTPVVQNGTDSTVTKTQASTVETTITSCSNNVCSTVTKPVSSKAQSTATSVTSSASRVIDVTTNGANKFNNGVFGAAAIAGAAALLL